From Phalacrocorax carbo chromosome 6, bPhaCar2.1, whole genome shotgun sequence, a single genomic window includes:
- the LOC135314021 gene encoding PHD finger protein 7-like, translating to MSARKRKATDSMEQACMLCLRAEADPDVCGPKLEKQGVCAHVFCLYFANELFQQRVKEVGLVGFLPEDIQRTIARAAQKDCFVCGDSGATITCREMGCDRSFHLPCAVEGGCITQFFGLYRSFCWEHRPEQAVEAAPEETTTCLICLDPVGDRKSFGTMVCPACKHAWFHRGCIQVHASHAGFYGFCCPHCQNEYRFLMEMLTMGIQIPKRGLSWEDNGAYEQLYERHRRCDASECLCPAGRERAEEEGPWQLLLCCSCAAEGTHKRCSYLRNSTASWECDGCAGLGTASSASLVLNGPTTSSQSPPWHLRPAAPPLVARWHWGTPTAAQCLRAAAAPATLGPSGRETIPDCNVGPKLPRRPRRHCNSSHTPAPSDESCTSSQAAVGLPHGLLAPETSSPTTGSQAAPGPSRGSPELRAAAAPASLGPTACETIPDCNGGPKLPTASLDAAAGPAVHRPQVLALIHTPPPAQQRELAKKSHVLYGRVTRGLEMAIIRKDFPSVGDQQVPFYCKKENSFGYRATAEQLCGSWRRARRLSQRLTVTKAQRKSRGVAVQI from the exons ATGTCCGCAAGGAAGCGGAAGGCCACCGACTCCATGGAGCAGG catgCATGCTGTGTCTCCGGGCAGAGGCTGACCCGGATGTCTGTGGGCCCAAACTGGAGAAGCAAGGAGTCTGTGCCCATGTGTTTTGCCTG tattttgccAACGAGCTTTTTCAGCAACGGGTCAAGGAAGTAGGACTCGTGGGATTTCTGCCTGAGGATATTCAACGCACAATCGCCCGGGCAGCGCAGAAG GACTGCTTTGTCTGTGGTGACAGCGGGGCCACCATCACTTGCCGGGAGATGGGCTGCGACCGCAGCTTCCATCTCCCCTGTGCTGTGGAGGGTGGATGCATCACCCAGTTCTTTGGGCTCTACAG gtccttctgctgggagcaccgcccagagcaggcagtggaGGCGGCTCCGGAGGAGACCACCACCTGCCTCATCTGCCTGGACCCTGTGGGGGACAGAAAGTCCTTCGGCACCATGGTGTGCCCAGCGTGCAAACACGCCTGGTTCCACAGGGGATGCATCCAGGTTCATGCCAGTCATGCTGGCTTCTACGGCTTCTGCTGCCCGCATTGTCAAAATGAGTATCGATTTCTGATGGAAATGCTCACCATGGGGATCCAAATCCCAAAGAg GGGACTGTCGTGGGAAGACAATGGTGCCTATGAGCAATTATATGAGAGGCACAGACGCTGTGATGCCAGTGAGTGCCTTtgtccagcaggcagggagcgggcagaggaagaggg GCCCTGGCaactgctcctgtgctgctcctgcgcTGCTGAGGGCACTCACAAACGCTGCTCCTACCTGAGGAACAGCACGGCCAGCTGGGAGTGCGACGGCTGTGCTGGACTGGGCACCG CCTCCAGTGCCAGCTTGGTGCTTAACggccccaccacctccagccaGTCACCTCCATGGCACCTGagaccagcagccccaccactgGTAGCCAGGTGGCATTGGGGCACTCCTACGGCTGCCCAGTGCCTGAGAGCAGCCGCCGCTCCAGCTACCCTGGGCCCCAGCGGGCGCGAGACCATTCCCGATTGCAACGTCGGGCCCAAACTCCCTCGCCGGCCCAGAAGACACTGTAACAGCAGTCACACGCCAGCACCGAGTGATGAGAGCTGCAcctccagccaggcagcagtggggctgccccatggcctTCTGGCACCAGagaccagcagccccaccaccggtagccaggcagcaccagggcccTCCCGCGGTTCCCCAGAgctgagggcagcagctgctccagcatccctgggccCGACCGCATGCGAGACCATTCCCGATTGCAACGGTGGGCCCAAACTCCCTACAGCCAGCCTGGACGCTGCTGCAGGACCAGCCGTGCACCGTCCTCAAGTGCTGGCCCTGAtccacaccccgccccccgcacAACAAAGAGAGCT agcaaaaaaatcacatgtgcTCTACGGGAGGGTAACAAGGGGCCTGGAAATGGCAATCATCCGCAAGGATTTCCCTTCTGTTGGAGACCAGCAAGTGCCTTTCTACTGCAAGAAGGAGAACAGCTTTGGTTACAGAGCGACTGCCGAACAGCTCTGCGGAAGCTGGCGGAGAGCTAGAAGGCTGAGTCAAAGACTAACGGTGACCAAAGCGCAAAGGAAATCCCGTGGGGTGGCTGTACAGATTTGA